TTCTCCTCGATGTTTGCCGCGCTGTTTACCATCTTCAATAAAAAACTGATCGTAAAACACGATACTAAAACCATTACTTTTTACGAACTGACGGTGGGCTTCCTGGGATTGACGCTGCTGATGCCGCTGTACCTGTATTTATTCCCGCCGCAGGGGTCAATGCTGCCCGGCGGCATGGATATCGTGTACCTGCTCGTTCTCGCCTGGTTCTGTACGGTACTGCTATACTTGTTCCAGATGAGCGCGCTGACAAAGATTTCTGCGTTTACCGTCAACCTCACATTTAACCTGGAGCCGCTATATACGATTGCGCTCGCCTTTCTGCTGTTTCAGGAGAATGAAAACCTTAATCCGAATTTTTATATCGGTTTAAGCCTGATTATGATATCGGTGGTATTACAAATGGCCAAGGTGTTTTACGAAGGCCGTAAAGCGAAAAAGGCCGCCATTGCCGCATAAATTACACCAGCGGAAACAATAGCCGCCGGTATTTTTATATTTTTATCCGGATTAAAAGCCAACAATCAGGATCTAAAACCATTTTTGAGCGTTTATGAGAGCATTTTTAAGAAGAAGTGCGGTGCTGCTATTATTAACACCGGCTTATACCTATGCACAACAGCCAGGTAAAAAACCACTCGACCATACCGTGTACGACGGATGGCAAAGCATTGGCGCCAAAACCATCAGCAACGATGGTAAATGGGTAGCCTACGTTATTCAGCCACAGGAAGGTGACGCCACACTGGTGGTTACCGACAGCAAAGGCACCAGGAAACTGGAAGTGCCCCGCGGTATTACGCCTTCTGTTACGGAGGATAGTAAGTATGTACTGTTCACCATCAAACCGTTGTACAAAGACACCCGCCAGGCGCGCATCAAAAAGAAGAAGCCGGATGAAATGCCCAGGGATACAATGGCTTACGTACAGCTCGGCAGCCACGAGATCATCCGCATCCCGCAGGTAAAAACATTTAAAACGCCTGAAAAGGGAGCCGGTGTTATTGCGTACACACTCGAAAAGCCTAAGGCAGATACCAGTGCAAAGAAACGTGAACTGAAAGGCCAGCCACACTACGATAGCTTCCTGGACGCCGACGACGACAAACCAGGCAGCGATAAACCGACCGACGGCAGCACGCTCGTAATCTGGAACTATGCGAAGAAAACGATCGACACGGTAAAAAACGTGACGGACTTTACCTTCAGCAAACCCGGTAACAAACTGTTACTGGTGACTAAACCTGATAAGAAAGATTCCCTCGCGAAACCTTCGGTCATGTTGTGGGATATTGCTTCCCGTAAAACAGACATCCTTAACCGCGGTGCAGGCAACTATAAATTTTTTACGTTCGATGAGGAAGGCAGACAGGTAGCGTATCTCGCAGAAAGGGACAGCGCCAAAGCTATTCAGAAATCGCACAAATTATACTACTACGCTCCCGGCGCCGACAGTGCCGTGATCGTAGCAGACAACAACAGCAAAGGCATTCCCGCCAAATGGGGCGTATCCGAAAATGGTTCGCTTAGTTTTTCGAAGGATGGCAAAAAGCTGTTCTTTGGTACGTCACCTGTTGCCCCGCCCAAGGATACCAACATCGTAGACTTTGAAGTGGCAAAGGTGGATGTGTGGCATTACCAGGACGATTATCTGCAAACACAGCAGCTCAAAACGCTGGACCGCGACCTGAAAAAGAGTTTTACCGCCGTGTACTACCCTGCTACGAAACAACTGGTGCAACTGGCCGACCGCAAAATGGATTTCCTCATTTTCCCGGATAACAATAACGGCCCATACGCACTCGGCTACAGCGATTACGATCAGCGCATTGCGTTGCAGTGGACAGGCAAGACGCTGAAAACACTGTACCTCGTTAACACGGTAACCGGCGAACGTAAGGTGATCAAAGACAAACTGATCGGCCTGCAGAACATATCGCCAGAGGGTAAGTTTATTAACTGGTTCGACCTGGAAAAGAGCCAGCACTTTGCTTACGAAGTTGCTACGGGCGTTACGCGGGAGATTACGACTGCCATCCCTACTAAACTGGCAGACGAGGAAAACGACGTACCCGATTTCGCTGGATCTTACGGCGCACCCACCTGGCTGGAAGGCGACAAATATCTGTATGTAAACGACCGTTACGACATCTGGCAGGTAGACCCGCAGGGAAAAGAAGCACCGGTGATGATCACCGGCGGTTACGGCCGTAAAACGCGTACTGTATTGCGTTACGTAAAGCTGGACAAAGAAGAAAAATTCATCCGCCCGAAACAAAGCCTGTTATTATCTGCATACAACGACAGCACCAAATACGGCGGCTACTTTAGCCTGAAACTGGGTGATAAAAAAGGTCCGCAGCAAATCGCACTCGGCCCCTACGGTTACCTTGGCATAGAGAAAGCAGTGAACGCAGATATGTTCCTCTTCCAGCGGATGAACTATGTGGAAAGTCCGGACGTATATGCCGGTAAAAACATTGCCAGCGCCGTGAAACTGAGCGCAATCAACCCACAGCAAAAGGAATACAACTGGGGCACCGCCGAACTGTTTAAATGGACCACCTTCAGCGGTAAACAAACAGAAGGCATTTTATATAAACCAGAGGACTTTGATCCTAGTAAAAAATATCCCGTACTGTTTTATTTCTATGAGAAGCTGACAGACGGACTCTATGGCTACCAGCCACCTGCGCCAACGCCTTCGAGGCTGAACATCAGCTTCTTCGTAAGCCGCGGTTACCTCGTACTGGCACCGGATATCAGTTACGAAATCGGTCACCCCGGTGAGAGCGCATACGACTACATTGTAAGCGGTGCCGAAGCGCTGACTAAAAATCCATGGGCCGACAAAGCCAATATGGGTATACAGGGACAGAGCTGGGGCGGTTACCAGGTGGCTTACCTGGTGACGCGTACTAATATGTTCAAGGCCGCCTGGGCCGGTGCCCCGGTAGCCAACATGACCAGTGCCTATGGAGGTATTCGTTGGGAAAGCGGCATGAACCGCCAGTTCCAGTACGAGCACACCCAAAGCCGAATTGGCGCCACCCTGTGGGAAAAGCCGGAGCTATACATCGAAAACTCTCCCCTTTTCCACTTGCCGAAGGTAAACACCCCTATGGTGATTATGGCCAACGACGCCGACGGTGCCGTACCGTGGTACCAGGGTATAGAGCTGTTTACCGGCCTGCGCCGCCTGGGTAAGCCGGTTTGGATGCTGAACTACAACAACGAAGCCCACAACCTGGTACAACGCCAGAACCGGAAAGACATTCAGGTACGGGAACAACAATTCTTCGACCATATGTTGAAAGGCGCGCCCGCCGCCCAGTGGATCAAATACGGACTGCCCGCCACTGACAAAGGCCGAAACTGGGGGTTTGAAAATGCCGCCGAGTAATGATGCTTAACGTCCCGGCCTGTTGGCCGGGACGTTTTTTTAGTTCGACTTCCCTTACACTTCCCCTATACAAATTTTGCTTGTGAGTAATATTTGGCAGGACGAATTGCGCCCTCCGGGCCTGATTGCGACATATTTGTCCTGCATCCTCCGAAGATCCCTCCTGCATCCTTGCTAAGTTGTTGCTAAAAAGTAGCTGAAACACCAGTGTTTTAGCAGGGATGTAGCAAGGATGTAGCAAGGATTCAGCAAGGATGCAAGTTGGCAGACGAGAGAACCGGACGCTGAAGTGAGTGAACTTTAGATTTGTGCCGATGAGGCGAATCCATGAAGTGGATAGCATCGCTTCCACCGTCATCGCGACTGAAAGGAAGCGAACCTCCGCGATAGTCTTCGCGGCAATAGGTCGGCAGCCATAAACTAGTTGTACGAAGACGGCACACGAGGATGGCTTCAGTTTGTTCGCCAGGACGGAAACGGGTGATCCGCTTCGCCGAATAGGGTAAATACCGTACAAGGGAGTGACACAACGGCGGCTGAAAAAAGGCCCAAAAGCTGGTCCCGAAAAAATAAATCACTGATACAGTGGAGGTTGGTACGAAAGACAAAAAATTATTTTTCTAATATAACTTATTTACTATATTTACATACGAATATTCTATTTGTGAGCTGAAGAAGCCAAACCTGAAAACCTAGACCTATGAATATCCAACAGTTTCTTCCCAAACAGTCGCTGAATCCGTTTGTGCAGCAATATTTCTTGCTGGAGGATTTTACTGCCGACACCACTTTTGCCGGACAACAATTGTTTTCACTTGGAAATCAATACCTGGTATTCGTTTTAAAGGGAGAGATCACCTTCCGTCCCTCCGACCATGCGCCGTTTACTTTGCCTGACGCATCGGTGGTTGGACCTTTCACCTGTTCCGGTTCTGTTAAACTGAGTGGTCCCAGCTCGGCTGTGATCGTACAGTTAAATGCTTGTGGCAGCCATCGTTTGCTGGGCCTGAGCATGGATACCGTGACCAACTATTACCGCGACCTTAGCAAGCTGGACGCAGGCCAATGGAAATACCTGGGCCGCGAGCTGGCATCTGCCAATGATATTGTATCGCTGCTGGACCGCGCGCTGGAAAAGGCGTTGCGCGAACAGGAACGCTCATTACAGGGTGTCGACGAAATCCTGGAACACTTGCTGCTGCAGAACGGTAATGTGGACATGGAAAGCGTTGCCCTGTACTTCAAAACCTCCCGTCATACGCTCGAAAGACGTTTTATGGAGGTGACCGGTCTTACACCACAAATGTTCAGCCGCATCGCCCGCTTTAACATGGCTATGTCGAGCATTAAGGAAGACATGCACACCCAACAGTGGCAGAGCGTGCTGCAGGATTGTGGTTATGGCGACCAGACGCACTTTATCAAAGACTTCCTGTACTTCGGTGCGCCGAAAGCGGAAAAAGAGCCTAAAACGCCGCAGGTATCGTTACGTAAGATCTTTAAACTGGCGGAGACCATGTATCCCCAGTACAGAACTGCGCTTAATTAATCGCTAGTATATATGCAATTCGCTCCCGGCGCCCAGGCGTCGGGATTTTTTTTGGTACGATTTAAGCGCACAAAACAGTAATTTGAACTTACTATGAAAAAGATAATCGGTTGGCTTTTACTGGTATTGGCATTGATAGGCGTATTTTTTATCGGCAAACAATTTGGCGGTAAAACTGTGAGTGAACAGGTGGTGTCGAACAGCCTGATCGTACGCGAAATAGCCGAACTCGCATCGCTGGAAGTGCAGGGGAACGCCAGTATTAAACGCAGCAATGTGGAGAACGACGGCACCTGGAGCAACAATATGCGCAAGCTGTTCATGGAAAGCACCATCTGGGTAAATGTGCCTTATACCGCCAAATTTGGCGTGGACCTGGACGATAAAAACTTCGACATCGACGTTTCAGAAAAGCGTGTAACCGTACACCTGCCCGTGCCCAAACTGCTTAGTTACGAGTTGAAGATCGATAAGATGGAAACCTCTAACAAGAAAGGCTGGCTGATGTTTTCGGACGACGAAACTTATACCGACGTGCAGAAAAAGCTGTACCAGACCTCACGCGGGCAGCTGGAGCACAATGTCACTTACCTGCAAAGTGCAAAAACCAAAATACAACAAGTGATCGCACGCTACTACGAGCCACTTGGCTACGAAGTGCGTGTGCAGTTTGGCAGCGAAAATGCCGTGACCGTGTTACCCCTTAAAAAAGACTAGGCCGCGTTGATGGCCAGGTACTTCACCAGCGACCGTTTGGCGATGGGCAGTAACGTTTCCGCCACCGGGAAGGTAAGGTCCGTTTCTATCTTGTAAACAGCCGGGTTGGGCAACTGCTCCCGCCGGGTGCGAATCAGTTCTGTTTTGATGTTTTCGCAGGTATTATTAAAGCTTTTTGTATAAGCAGAAAGATATTGGGTATGGATACCGCGATATCGTTCGTCATGCCGTTCGAAGATCGTGAGGCGGTAGTAGTATACCAGCGTGTCGCTGTAACGGCCGTCGCAAAGCAACATATACCCTTCCTGCATATCCAGCGGTACAAGCCCTACCGGCGTGATGTTCATCTGCTCCGCCACAAATTCATAAATGCCCGTTCCGTTTTTGATCGTATGGTCCATTTTGCGCATCGCATACTGGATAATCTCCTCCATTTCGCACATCACCGCATCGTCGGCAATCATTTGCTCGTAAAGGAGCTGCAGGCGTTCCATGTTAACGGCGGTAAGCGTTTTAGGGAATTTCTCGCGGAGCAGGTTCCGGTTCTCGCGGAAATCGCGCAGGTTGTTGTAATGGAACACTACATCGGCCAGCTGCGGGTACAGTTTGTTTTCATTGAAATAGCCGCTTATTTCCTGTAGATAGGCTAACAGGGTGTACTTTTTCTGTTCGAAATCGATATAACCATCTGCAAACCAGGTTTCACTCAATCTTTTCATAATGTCAGGTTTAAAAATATCGCCTTAATGAATTTACGAAAAAAAGTAATATAAAATTAGGGTGATCCGTAAAGTTGGAATTATGGAAAATAAGTATTAACTTCAAAGTAGCCACCAGTAAGGGATTAAGAGGTTTATGCGAAATGAGGGCAGAGAGGCTATCAAATTAATTTGGCGCTGACAAAACTTACTAT
This genomic interval from Chitinophaga horti contains the following:
- a CDS encoding DMT family transporter encodes the protein MKKAFIQLHLAVFLAGFTGILGKLISLNEGLLTWYRMLFTVIALYLLFRFQGALKRLSFKEALPIGLTGCVIAMHWLFFYGSIKYANATIGVVCFSLTSFFTAILEPLIIRRKFDASELLLSLLTLGGILLIFHFDTQYRTGIILGIFSSMFAALFTIFNKKLIVKHDTKTITFYELTVGFLGLTLLMPLYLYLFPPQGSMLPGGMDIVYLLVLAWFCTVLLYLFQMSALTKISAFTVNLTFNLEPLYTIALAFLLFQENENLNPNFYIGLSLIMISVVLQMAKVFYEGRKAKKAAIAA
- a CDS encoding helix-turn-helix domain-containing protein — its product is MNIQQFLPKQSLNPFVQQYFLLEDFTADTTFAGQQLFSLGNQYLVFVLKGEITFRPSDHAPFTLPDASVVGPFTCSGSVKLSGPSSAVIVQLNACGSHRLLGLSMDTVTNYYRDLSKLDAGQWKYLGRELASANDIVSLLDRALEKALREQERSLQGVDEILEHLLLQNGNVDMESVALYFKTSRHTLERRFMEVTGLTPQMFSRIARFNMAMSSIKEDMHTQQWQSVLQDCGYGDQTHFIKDFLYFGAPKAEKEPKTPQVSLRKIFKLAETMYPQYRTALN
- a CDS encoding DUF4230 domain-containing protein, translating into MKKIIGWLLLVLALIGVFFIGKQFGGKTVSEQVVSNSLIVREIAELASLEVQGNASIKRSNVENDGTWSNNMRKLFMESTIWVNVPYTAKFGVDLDDKNFDIDVSEKRVTVHLPVPKLLSYELKIDKMETSNKKGWLMFSDDETYTDVQKKLYQTSRGQLEHNVTYLQSAKTKIQQVIARYYEPLGYEVRVQFGSENAVTVLPLKKD
- a CDS encoding alpha/beta hydrolase family protein, giving the protein MRAFLRRSAVLLLLTPAYTYAQQPGKKPLDHTVYDGWQSIGAKTISNDGKWVAYVIQPQEGDATLVVTDSKGTRKLEVPRGITPSVTEDSKYVLFTIKPLYKDTRQARIKKKKPDEMPRDTMAYVQLGSHEIIRIPQVKTFKTPEKGAGVIAYTLEKPKADTSAKKRELKGQPHYDSFLDADDDKPGSDKPTDGSTLVIWNYAKKTIDTVKNVTDFTFSKPGNKLLLVTKPDKKDSLAKPSVMLWDIASRKTDILNRGAGNYKFFTFDEEGRQVAYLAERDSAKAIQKSHKLYYYAPGADSAVIVADNNSKGIPAKWGVSENGSLSFSKDGKKLFFGTSPVAPPKDTNIVDFEVAKVDVWHYQDDYLQTQQLKTLDRDLKKSFTAVYYPATKQLVQLADRKMDFLIFPDNNNGPYALGYSDYDQRIALQWTGKTLKTLYLVNTVTGERKVIKDKLIGLQNISPEGKFINWFDLEKSQHFAYEVATGVTREITTAIPTKLADEENDVPDFAGSYGAPTWLEGDKYLYVNDRYDIWQVDPQGKEAPVMITGGYGRKTRTVLRYVKLDKEEKFIRPKQSLLLSAYNDSTKYGGYFSLKLGDKKGPQQIALGPYGYLGIEKAVNADMFLFQRMNYVESPDVYAGKNIASAVKLSAINPQQKEYNWGTAELFKWTTFSGKQTEGILYKPEDFDPSKKYPVLFYFYEKLTDGLYGYQPPAPTPSRLNISFFVSRGYLVLAPDISYEIGHPGESAYDYIVSGAEALTKNPWADKANMGIQGQSWGGYQVAYLVTRTNMFKAAWAGAPVANMTSAYGGIRWESGMNRQFQYEHTQSRIGATLWEKPELYIENSPLFHLPKVNTPMVIMANDADGAVPWYQGIELFTGLRRLGKPVWMLNYNNEAHNLVQRQNRKDIQVREQQFFDHMLKGAPAAQWIKYGLPATDKGRNWGFENAAE